A single window of Caldicellulosiruptor bescii DSM 6725 DNA harbors:
- a CDS encoding 2-hydroxyacyl-CoA dehydratase subunit D: MNYMELYSKLLNKLIQNNKNGYWLLKSGILIGKNYVKYFPDKRLPRSFQYLHKIVFDWTYKGIASKSSVWVNLFAPSEILLAFGFNPIFVEAISAFLSGLDVEDELILKAESQGISESFCTFHKAFLGAAISNLLKKPKFLVATSNICDANLNTFRFLSETLKLPFFFLDVPSEDSKEAMQYLKAQLSSIINSIEKLTGRKRNLDYLAKIIKKENATRKLIKESLQLRSTKNIKTTLTFEMFMLYPSHVFCGTDPALRFYQMFVDDLKNSEERGGKSIFFIHTLPIFEENFKEYFNFSSRINVLGMDLNFDFLDEINEQDPIEAICEKLLKNPYNGDFKRRFEHIKTLIEILKPDGVLQICQMGCKQSIGCSMLLKSNIETLGIPFTTIDVDCVNKKNNGKEQIRTRLEAFLERVK, from the coding sequence ATGAATTATATGGAACTTTACAGCAAATTATTAAATAAGCTAATTCAAAACAACAAAAACGGATATTGGCTTTTGAAAAGTGGGATATTGATTGGGAAAAACTATGTTAAGTATTTTCCAGACAAAAGACTTCCAAGGTCGTTTCAGTATCTGCACAAAATAGTCTTTGATTGGACTTACAAAGGAATTGCAAGTAAAAGTAGTGTATGGGTAAATCTATTTGCTCCAAGTGAAATTTTACTTGCTTTTGGCTTCAATCCCATCTTTGTTGAGGCAATTTCTGCGTTTTTATCAGGACTTGATGTGGAAGACGAGCTCATCTTGAAAGCAGAAAGCCAGGGAATAAGCGAAAGCTTTTGTACTTTTCACAAAGCTTTTTTAGGTGCTGCAATTTCAAATCTTTTAAAAAAGCCGAAATTCTTGGTTGCAACTTCAAATATCTGCGATGCCAACCTAAATACATTTAGATTTTTGTCTGAGACTTTAAAACTGCCATTTTTCTTTTTAGATGTTCCCTCTGAAGATTCCAAAGAGGCAATGCAGTATTTAAAAGCACAGCTGAGCAGTATTATAAACTCCATAGAAAAGCTGACAGGTCGAAAACGTAATCTTGACTATTTAGCTAAGATTATAAAAAAAGAAAATGCGACAAGAAAACTTATAAAGGAAAGCTTACAGCTGAGATCAACAAAAAACATTAAAACCACACTTACATTTGAGATGTTTATGCTCTATCCTTCGCATGTGTTCTGTGGCACTGACCCGGCTTTGAGGTTTTATCAGATGTTTGTTGATGACCTGAAAAACTCAGAAGAAAGAGGCGGTAAAAGTATTTTCTTTATACACACACTTCCTATATTTGAAGAAAATTTTAAAGAGTATTTCAATTTCAGTAGCAGAATAAATGTCCTTGGGATGGACCTAAATTTCGACTTTTTAGATGAAATAAACGAACAAGATCCAATAGAAGCAATTTGCGAAAAACTTCTGAAAAATCCATACAATGGTGATTTTAAAAGAAGATTTGAGCACATCAAAACATTAATAGAAATTTTAAAGCCAGATGGAGTTTTGCAGATATGCCAGATGGGATGCAAACAGTCCATAGGATGCTCAATGCTTTTAAAATCGAACATTGAAACTCTGGGTATTCCATTTACCACTATAGATGTAGATTGCGTTAACAAGAAGAACAATGGCAAAGAACAAATAAGAACTCGGCTTGAAGCATTTTTAGAAAGAGTCAAATGA
- a CDS encoding acyl-CoA dehydratase activase — translation MIAYVCKYTPVELIKAFGEEVYKLEPKVASVENAERFLHTNLCSFSKAVLEYILQNDIKRVVLTACCDSMKRVYDVLKDKMEFIDIIDVPRMDLPQSVEYFSFELKRFKEKLSYFLKKEFDREIFESEVRKLTNNYKNEECEIAILGAHAREDVVKTATELSNGRVLNLTCSGPRICLQDNKFDGSIEDYAKILLSLLPCMRMNMERDFLNKNHYKGIIYNTIKFCDFYSFEYAKIKDRQNVLKIEMDYSQELSQQIVTRIEAFVEITEKPQIKSMEKQGRKKYFAGIDSGSTSTKVVIIDDSKNILSYYITKTGFDVIKSAKSALEKACELAGLKIEDIGFIVSTGYGRISIPFANLQVTEITCHAKGIHFLFPSARTIIDVGGQDSKVIKIDQNGNVVDFVMNDKCSAGTGRFIEYMARVLEVRVEEFSKWQEGKEDLTISSMCTVFAESEVISLVAQGKRREDIIRAINKAVATKIISLVNRVKAEEDFVFTGGVAKNKGIFSELEKRLGLKLFTPFEPQITGALGAALIGLEKRG, via the coding sequence ATGATAGCCTATGTTTGCAAATATACTCCCGTTGAGCTGATTAAAGCTTTTGGTGAAGAAGTTTATAAGTTAGAGCCAAAAGTAGCATCGGTTGAAAATGCAGAAAGGTTTTTGCACACAAATCTTTGCAGTTTTAGCAAGGCAGTTTTGGAGTACATATTGCAAAATGATATAAAAAGAGTTGTTCTGACAGCTTGCTGTGATAGTATGAAAAGAGTATATGACGTTTTAAAAGACAAAATGGAATTTATAGATATCATTGACGTTCCACGGATGGATTTGCCTCAATCAGTTGAATATTTCTCATTTGAGCTAAAAAGGTTTAAAGAGAAGCTTTCCTACTTCCTGAAAAAAGAATTTGACAGGGAGATATTCGAAAGTGAAGTAAGAAAGCTTACTAACAATTACAAAAATGAAGAGTGTGAAATAGCAATTTTAGGAGCACATGCAAGAGAAGATGTTGTGAAGACAGCTACCGAACTGTCAAATGGAAGGGTGTTGAATCTTACTTGTTCAGGACCGCGAATTTGTTTGCAAGATAATAAGTTTGATGGTAGTATTGAGGACTATGCAAAAATTCTTTTAAGCCTTCTGCCATGTATGAGAATGAATATGGAGAGGGATTTTTTAAATAAGAATCATTACAAAGGAATTATTTATAACACAATAAAATTTTGTGATTTTTACTCATTTGAATATGCAAAGATAAAAGATAGGCAAAACGTTTTAAAAATTGAAATGGACTATAGCCAAGAACTTTCTCAGCAAATTGTAACACGTATTGAAGCATTTGTAGAAATAACAGAAAAGCCTCAAATAAAATCTATGGAAAAACAAGGCCGAAAAAAATATTTTGCTGGTATTGATAGTGGCTCTACCTCCACAAAAGTTGTGATTATTGATGACAGCAAAAACATTTTGAGCTATTATATTACAAAAACAGGATTTGATGTTATAAAAAGTGCCAAGTCTGCCCTTGAAAAGGCTTGTGAACTTGCAGGTTTGAAAATAGAAGATATTGGTTTTATTGTCTCGACTGGTTATGGGAGAATTAGCATACCATTTGCCAACCTTCAAGTGACAGAGATTACCTGTCATGCGAAAGGGATACATTTTCTTTTTCCATCTGCAAGGACCATAATAGACGTAGGCGGACAGGACAGTAAGGTTATAAAAATAGACCAAAACGGCAATGTGGTTGACTTTGTCATGAATGACAAGTGCTCAGCTGGTACAGGAAGGTTTATAGAATATATGGCAAGGGTTTTAGAGGTTCGAGTTGAAGAGTTTTCAAAATGGCAAGAAGGTAAAGAGGATTTGACAATTTCAAGCATGTGCACAGTGTTTGCAGAGTCAGAGGTTATAAGCTTGGTAGCTCAAGGGAAAAGAAGAGAGGATATAATAAGAGCTATAAATAAGGCTGTGGCAACTAAAATAATTTCACTTGTAAATAGAGTAAAGGCTGAAGAAGACTTTGTTTTCACAGGTGGTGTTGCAAAAAACAAAGGCATTTTTTCAGAACTTGAAAAAAGATTGGGGCTAAAACTTTTTACTCCTTTTGAACCTCAAATAACAGGAGCGCTGGGTGCGGCTTTGATTGGGCTTGAAAAAAGAGGGTAG
- a CDS encoding MarR family winged helix-turn-helix transcriptional regulator, producing the protein MELREKKIKLLKLLKEVSIKVRDALKYRGDDVEIPASHWMIMSVLDKNGEMKVGDLSNVLGLSNSTVSGILDKLEKLGYIERSRSTEDRRVVWVRTTQKFKDSLKKHFKEAEKQFENLLSKATEQEIDKIIEGFETLKNILDREQLEKF; encoded by the coding sequence ATGGAATTAAGAGAAAAAAAGATTAAACTTTTGAAGCTGCTGAAAGAGGTATCAATAAAAGTTCGGGATGCACTTAAATACAGAGGTGATGATGTTGAGATACCTGCTTCTCATTGGATGATTATGAGTGTTCTTGACAAAAATGGTGAGATGAAAGTTGGAGATTTGAGTAATGTTTTAGGGCTTTCCAACTCAACAGTTTCGGGAATTTTAGATAAATTAGAAAAACTTGGATATATTGAAAGATCCAGAAGTACAGAAGATAGAAGAGTTGTGTGGGTTAGAACAACTCAAAAATTTAAAGATAGTTTAAAAAAGCATTTTAAAGAAGCTGAAAAACAGTTTGAAAATTTACTCAGCAAGGCAACAGAACAGGAAATAGATAAAATTATCGAAGGTTTTGAAACTCTTAAAAATATTTTAGACCGAGAACAGCTTGAAAAATTTTAA
- a CDS encoding ABC transporter ATP-binding protein: MKRVLKYLKPYTLLVLAAILFVFIQAMSELTLPDYMSKIVNIGIQQSGIEDATPEAISSSTMEKVLLFIPQSKKDEILSMYELVTKTSSDYESYKKKYPISSKEDIYVLKTKDKEKIDKINVDMGKAILAVAGIEKMKKEAKNGVINFNGRQIPANIDLFALLKQLPQQQIYQIQEEINKKFSSLGDNMIVQAAASAIKDEYKKIGIDIGKKQTMYIIRMGLFMLLLTLISAISTILVAFFAARSAAGVARDLRKDVFSKVESFSIEEFDKFSTASLITRTTNDIMQIQMLFVIGIRMIFFAPVMGIGGVFKALSKSHSMSWIIALAVIVLLGLIMILYAIAMPKFMIMQKLIDKLNLVARENLSGIMVVRAFNAQKFEEERFDEANRDLTKVGLFVNRAMAMLFPSMMFIMNGVTLLIVWVGAHYIQNSSMQVGDMLAFMQYSIQIIFSFLMLSMLFILVPRAAVSARRIEEILITEPTIKNPEKPEKFKEDMKGMVEFRNVSFKYPGAEEYVLQNINFKILPGQTVGIIGRTGSGKSTLVNLIMRFYDATEGQVLVNGVDVKKVRLEDLRSKIGYVPQKSWLFSGTIRSNLKIGNDNATDEDLRQAAEIAQALEFIEEKPQKFDTEIAQGGSNVSGGQKQRLSIARALVKNPDIYIFDESFSALDFRTELKLRRALKEKLKDKTVIIVSQRIATLIHADQIIVLEDGKIADIGRHEELLKSCETYREIAISQLPEEELLA, translated from the coding sequence TTGAAAAGAGTACTAAAATACCTAAAACCTTATACTTTGCTTGTATTAGCAGCAATTTTGTTCGTATTTATTCAAGCCATGAGCGAACTTACATTACCAGATTATATGTCAAAGATAGTTAATATCGGAATTCAGCAAAGTGGTATTGAAGATGCAACACCAGAGGCAATATCGAGTTCTACTATGGAAAAGGTTCTCTTGTTTATTCCACAGAGCAAAAAAGATGAGATTCTTTCTATGTACGAACTTGTGACAAAAACTTCTTCTGACTATGAAAGTTATAAAAAGAAATATCCAATATCATCCAAAGAAGATATTTATGTACTAAAAACAAAAGATAAAGAAAAAATTGATAAAATCAATGTTGACATGGGCAAGGCAATTTTGGCTGTTGCAGGAATAGAGAAGATGAAAAAAGAGGCGAAAAATGGAGTTATTAACTTTAACGGCAGGCAAATACCTGCAAATATTGACCTTTTTGCCTTATTAAAACAACTTCCGCAGCAGCAGATATACCAAATTCAAGAGGAGATAAACAAAAAGTTTTCATCACTTGGCGACAATATGATAGTTCAGGCCGCAGCCTCTGCAATAAAAGATGAGTATAAAAAAATTGGTATAGATATAGGCAAAAAGCAGACAATGTATATCATCAGGATGGGTCTTTTTATGCTTCTTTTGACATTGATTTCAGCAATCTCAACCATTTTAGTTGCATTTTTTGCAGCAAGGTCTGCAGCTGGTGTTGCAAGAGATTTGAGAAAAGATGTATTTTCCAAGGTTGAAAGCTTTTCTATTGAGGAGTTTGATAAGTTTTCGACAGCATCACTCATCACAAGAACGACAAACGACATCATGCAAATTCAGATGCTTTTTGTAATTGGAATAAGAATGATATTCTTTGCACCTGTGATGGGAATTGGAGGCGTGTTCAAAGCACTTTCAAAGAGCCATTCAATGTCGTGGATCATTGCGCTTGCTGTGATTGTACTTCTGGGGCTTATCATGATTTTGTATGCCATTGCAATGCCAAAGTTTATGATTATGCAAAAGCTAATAGATAAGCTAAACCTTGTGGCAAGAGAAAATCTGTCTGGTATCATGGTTGTTCGTGCATTCAACGCACAGAAGTTTGAAGAAGAGAGGTTTGACGAGGCAAATAGGGATCTTACAAAAGTAGGTCTTTTTGTTAACAGGGCAATGGCAATGCTTTTCCCGTCCATGATGTTTATCATGAACGGTGTGACGCTTTTGATTGTATGGGTAGGTGCTCACTATATTCAAAATTCGAGCATGCAGGTTGGTGACATGCTTGCGTTTATGCAGTATTCTATCCAGATAATCTTTTCGTTCTTGATGCTTTCAATGCTCTTTATTCTTGTTCCAAGAGCTGCTGTTTCTGCAAGACGTATTGAAGAGATTCTTATAACAGAGCCTACAATTAAGAATCCTGAAAAACCTGAAAAATTCAAAGAAGATATGAAGGGTATGGTAGAGTTTAGAAATGTATCATTCAAATATCCAGGCGCAGAAGAGTATGTTCTGCAAAATATAAATTTTAAAATCTTGCCTGGTCAGACAGTTGGAATTATTGGTAGAACAGGAAGTGGCAAGAGCACACTTGTAAACCTTATCATGAGGTTTTATGATGCAACAGAAGGTCAGGTTTTGGTAAACGGCGTTGATGTTAAAAAGGTAAGGCTGGAAGATTTAAGATCAAAAATAGGGTATGTGCCACAAAAAAGCTGGCTTTTCAGCGGCACAATCAGGTCAAACCTCAAGATTGGCAACGACAATGCAACAGATGAGGATTTAAGGCAGGCTGCTGAGATTGCCCAGGCGCTTGAGTTTATAGAGGAAAAGCCGCAAAAGTTTGATACTGAGATTGCACAAGGTGGAAGCAACGTCTCAGGTGGGCAAAAACAAAGACTTTCGATTGCAAGAGCGCTTGTCAAAAATCCTGATATTTATATATTTGATGAGAGCTTTTCGGCACTTGATTTTAGAACTGAACTGAAGCTCAGAAGAGCTTTAAAAGAAAAGCTAAAGGACAAAACAGTGATAATAGTATCACAGAGGATAGCAACATTAATTCATGCAGACCAGATAATAGTTCTTGAAGATGGGAAAATTGCTGATATTGGCAGGCATGAAGAACTTTTAAAAAGCTGTGAGACATATCGCGAGATTGCTATTTCACAGCTTCCAGAGGAGGAATTGCTGGCATGA
- a CDS encoding ABC transporter ATP-binding protein: protein MSERQTTSYRPHIQRPRRRGPGGPMGPGFVGEKPKDFKTAMKKLIRYLSAYKVSLVAVIVLAMLSAAFSIAGPKILSKAITKIFEGIMNRITGTGNGIDFEYVGKIVLILLGLYIVSALFGYIQGWIMSGISMKLTYRLRKEISQKINRLPLKYFEGTNQGEILSRITNDVDTLTQTLNQSLTQIITSTTMVIGALVMMLSINVLMTVVALLIIPLSFSVVAFIIGKSQKFFMQQQEYLGHVNGHVEEVYGGHIVIKAFNAEKKSIEKFNNLNNKLYEAAWKSQFLTGVMMPLMNIIGNLGYVVVTVMGSYLTIKGAIEVGDIQAFVQYIRSFTQPIAQIANISNILQQTAACSERVFEFLEEEEEVPDTPNPEIKLDSIKGDVEFRNVKFGYRPDKVVIKNFSAKIKAGQKIAIVGPTGAGKTTIVKLLMRYYDVNDGAILIDGHDIREFKREDLRSLFGMVLQDTWLYNGTIKDNIRYGKPDATDEEVIRAAKLAHVDHFIRTLPQGYDTVLNEETTNISQGQKQLLTIARAILKDPKILILDEATSSVDTLTEIQIQKAMDNLMKGRTSFIIAHRLSTIRNADLILVMDHGDIVEQGTHKELLQKGGFYAQLYYSQFEKEEELAG from the coding sequence ATGAGTGAAAGACAGACAACATCGTACAGACCTCATATACAAAGACCGAGAAGACGTGGGCCTGGTGGACCTATGGGACCTGGGTTTGTGGGTGAAAAGCCCAAGGATTTTAAGACTGCTATGAAAAAGCTCATAAGGTATCTATCTGCTTACAAGGTTTCACTTGTTGCAGTAATTGTTCTTGCAATGCTATCTGCTGCATTTTCAATTGCAGGACCTAAAATACTCAGCAAAGCAATAACAAAGATATTCGAAGGCATCATGAATAGAATAACAGGCACAGGAAACGGCATTGACTTTGAGTATGTTGGTAAAATCGTTTTAATTTTGCTGGGGCTGTATATTGTAAGTGCTCTTTTTGGCTACATTCAGGGCTGGATAATGTCAGGCATTTCGATGAAGTTAACGTACAGGCTCAGAAAAGAGATCTCACAAAAGATTAACAGGCTTCCTTTGAAGTACTTTGAGGGCACAAACCAGGGTGAGATACTGTCAAGAATCACAAATGATGTTGACACACTCACACAGACTTTAAATCAGAGCCTAACACAGATAATAACCTCAACAACCATGGTTATCGGCGCACTTGTTATGATGCTCAGCATAAATGTCTTGATGACAGTTGTTGCACTGCTTATAATTCCTCTTTCTTTTTCGGTTGTTGCGTTCATAATTGGGAAGTCACAAAAGTTTTTCATGCAGCAGCAAGAATATTTAGGGCATGTGAATGGTCATGTTGAAGAGGTTTACGGTGGTCACATTGTTATCAAGGCTTTCAATGCTGAAAAAAAGAGTATAGAAAAGTTCAATAATCTTAACAACAAGTTATATGAAGCTGCATGGAAATCACAGTTTTTGACAGGCGTCATGATGCCGCTTATGAACATCATAGGGAATCTTGGATACGTTGTTGTGACTGTCATGGGCAGCTATCTTACAATAAAAGGAGCAATTGAGGTTGGCGACATTCAGGCGTTTGTCCAGTATATAAGGTCGTTCACACAGCCAATTGCCCAAATTGCTAACATATCAAACATCCTGCAGCAGACAGCTGCTTGTAGCGAAAGGGTGTTTGAGTTTTTAGAAGAAGAGGAAGAAGTGCCAGATACACCAAATCCGGAGATTAAGCTTGACAGCATAAAAGGAGATGTAGAGTTTAGAAACGTCAAGTTTGGCTACAGGCCAGACAAAGTTGTTATAAAGAACTTTTCAGCAAAAATCAAAGCTGGGCAGAAGATTGCAATTGTTGGTCCAACAGGTGCGGGTAAAACTACCATTGTAAAACTTTTAATGAGGTATTACGATGTGAATGATGGTGCGATTTTGATAGATGGGCATGATATAAGGGAGTTCAAACGTGAAGATTTGAGATCGCTTTTTGGAATGGTATTGCAGGACACATGGCTGTACAATGGCACAATCAAAGACAACATCCGCTATGGCAAGCCAGATGCAACAGATGAAGAAGTAATAAGAGCTGCAAAGCTTGCACACGTTGACCATTTTATAAGGACACTACCTCAAGGATATGACACCGTTTTGAATGAGGAGACAACAAATATTTCTCAAGGTCAAAAACAGCTTTTGACAATTGCAAGGGCAATCCTCAAAGACCCCAAAATTTTGATACTTGACGAGGCAACAAGCTCTGTTGATACTTTGACAGAGATCCAGATACAAAAGGCAATGGACAATCTCATGAAAGGAAGAACATCGTTTATAATAGCCCACAGGCTTTCAACAATAAGAAACGCAGACCTCATTTTGGTCATGGACCATGGCGACATTGTTGAGCAAGGTACACACAAAGAGCTTTTGCAAAAAGGCGGATTTTATGCTCAGCTTTACTACAGCCAGTTCGAAAAGGAAGAAGAGCTTGCAGGATAA
- a CDS encoding PPC domain-containing DNA-binding protein has product MRAFELKNPNGISMFILNLEPDELLLESLQNFIREKGIKNGCIVSGIGTLKKLVYHRVTTVEPNPTNEFLEVQGPIELSSMQGLVVDFQPHIHFVASDLKSTYSGHLENGSIVLYLAEVLILKLEDINLKRIPDEKGISFINLLQE; this is encoded by the coding sequence ATGAGGGCGTTTGAACTTAAAAATCCAAATGGCATTTCTATGTTCATTTTGAACCTTGAACCAGACGAGCTTTTGCTTGAATCACTTCAAAATTTTATCAGAGAAAAGGGGATTAAAAACGGCTGTATTGTAAGCGGCATAGGGACGCTTAAAAAGCTTGTGTATCATAGGGTCACAACAGTTGAGCCGAATCCAACAAATGAGTTTTTAGAGGTGCAGGGGCCTATAGAGCTTTCAAGTATGCAAGGGCTTGTGGTGGATTTTCAACCGCACATCCACTTTGTTGCCTCAGACCTCAAATCCACTTATAGCGGGCATCTAGAAAATGGAAGCATTGTGCTTTACCTTGCAGAAGTTTTAATTTTGAAATTGGAGGATATTAACTTAAAGAGAATTCCAGATGAAAAAGGAATCTCTTTTATAAACCTTCTACAAGAATAA
- a CDS encoding RraA family protein — translation MFDQRENLELIEMFSQLRVADVRDGLDYLLLHHRFSLPYTIKPLFRTKAVGIAKTVRYLPYDGEIPKMTPQEYEKWCGYYYTNICPYHWISEIQKGDFIVIDQSGVDAGLMGSNNSLDGFSRGAVGYVTNGGPRDTDELIIQKIPFWSKFVSQKTVIGRLKFDAMNIPVNIEGVLIKPGDVIVADGDGVVVVPRELAYDVYSFAKKELDNDKVSRRKLYDLMGWEYDETVK, via the coding sequence ATGTTTGACCAAAGAGAGAACTTGGAGCTAATTGAGATGTTTTCACAGCTCAGAGTTGCTGATGTTCGAGATGGTCTTGATTATCTTCTTTTACATCACAGATTTAGTCTTCCGTACACAATAAAGCCACTTTTCAGAACAAAAGCAGTTGGGATTGCAAAGACTGTAAGATACTTACCATACGATGGAGAAATTCCTAAAATGACACCGCAGGAATATGAAAAGTGGTGTGGATATTATTATACAAACATATGCCCATATCACTGGATTTCTGAGATTCAAAAAGGAGATTTTATTGTCATAGACCAGAGCGGTGTTGATGCCGGGCTGATGGGTTCGAACAACTCACTGGACGGCTTTTCAAGAGGAGCTGTCGGGTATGTAACAAATGGTGGGCCGCGCGACACAGACGAGCTGATAATCCAAAAGATACCTTTCTGGTCGAAGTTTGTATCACAAAAGACGGTGATTGGAAGACTAAAGTTTGATGCAATGAATATTCCTGTGAATATCGAAGGGGTTTTAATAAAACCAGGCGATGTGATTGTTGCAGACGGCGATGGTGTTGTGGTTGTTCCACGCGAGCTTGCATATGATGTTTACAGCTTTGCTAAAAAAGAACTTGACAATGATAAAGTCTCAAGAAGAAAACTGTATGACCTTATGGGCTGGGAGTATGATGAGACTGTGAAATAG
- a CDS encoding methyl-accepting chemotaxis protein — protein sequence MPPKNEQNGAVKKGVISLTYVALAFIILLDIILGIIMPTAKLKLYSILVATVTFLLTLSLTAFMIRYEMNKMILKLEDVLEKIKNGDYSKLISSKEFGNIQRVASSVNIVLSDIKTLIESFFDLSNAIVGASKKVTKTSEEAAAAIEEIAKTVEEIAKGASQQAEEAQHGVLLVNNLSEQINAVSESYNGVIEEANKIDVLNKDGIEKMSALREKSEIAVSTAEKVIDTIMSFIDRIKNISNFVEVINTIAEQTNLLALNAAIEAARAGEAGRGFAVVADEVRKLADQSKKAADEINSIVDVILGETENTIKIIDEIKEAALGQKDAVVESQQSFSKISDEINAIVEKTYVVKEALSRMEEARNAVIRAIESISSVSEETAAASQEVAATVENQLNSINEMKYSAQSLQKLVDELEKRLKKYKIR from the coding sequence ATGCCACCAAAAAATGAGCAAAATGGCGCTGTCAAAAAAGGAGTTATAAGTCTTACATATGTTGCTTTAGCTTTTATTATTCTACTTGACATCATACTTGGCATTATAATGCCAACAGCCAAATTAAAACTCTACTCTATCTTAGTTGCAACAGTTACATTTTTACTGACACTTTCACTGACTGCTTTTATGATTCGTTATGAAATGAACAAAATGATTTTAAAGCTTGAAGATGTTCTTGAAAAAATCAAAAACGGGGATTACAGCAAACTGATTTCGTCAAAAGAGTTCGGCAACATCCAGAGAGTAGCATCGAGCGTAAACATTGTTCTTTCGGATATAAAGACGCTTATTGAAAGCTTTTTTGACCTGTCAAACGCAATTGTCGGTGCGTCCAAAAAGGTCACAAAGACATCTGAAGAAGCAGCCGCTGCAATTGAAGAGATTGCAAAGACAGTTGAGGAAATTGCAAAAGGTGCATCCCAGCAAGCTGAAGAAGCACAGCATGGTGTTTTGCTTGTAAATAACCTTTCTGAACAGATAAATGCTGTGTCAGAAAGTTATAACGGTGTGATTGAAGAGGCAAACAAGATTGATGTCCTCAACAAAGATGGAATTGAGAAGATGAGTGCTCTTCGGGAAAAGAGTGAAATTGCAGTGTCAACAGCTGAAAAGGTAATCGACACTATTATGTCTTTTATTGACAGGATTAAGAACATCTCAAACTTTGTTGAGGTAATAAACACAATTGCTGAGCAAACAAACCTTTTAGCACTCAATGCTGCAATTGAGGCAGCAAGAGCAGGTGAAGCAGGAAGAGGGTTTGCAGTTGTTGCAGACGAGGTCAGAAAACTTGCCGACCAGAGCAAAAAGGCAGCAGATGAAATAAATTCTATTGTTGATGTGATTTTGGGTGAGACAGAAAACACAATAAAGATCATAGACGAAATAAAAGAGGCAGCACTCGGTCAGAAAGATGCAGTGGTGGAATCACAGCAGTCTTTTTCAAAAATCTCTGATGAGATAAACGCAATTGTAGAAAAGACATATGTTGTAAAAGAAGCACTCAGTAGAATGGAAGAGGCAAGAAATGCAGTTATTCGGGCAATAGAGAGCATATCTTCTGTATCTGAAGAGACGGCGGCAGCATCACAAGAGGTTGCAGCAACTGTTGAAAATCAGCTAAACTCAATAAACGAAATGAAATACTCTGCACAGTCACTTCAAAAGCTTGTCGATGAGCTTGAAAAGAGGCTCAAAAAATACAAGATACGATAA